In Synergistaceae bacterium, the genomic window GATGACCCGGGAAAAATTCCTTGCCTTTATGCGTGAGAGGCTCATACTGATTCATGAATTGCTGTCTGACAGAGGCTCGCTCTATCTTCACATTGACTGCAAGACCGGCCATTATGTGAAAATTATGCTTGATGAGATTTTCGGGGCTGAGAACTTCATGAATGACATTGCCCGCGTGAAATCGAATCCCAAGAACTTTTACCGCCGTGCATGGGGCAATGAGCGCGACATGATTCTATTTTACGTCAAGAAATCCGGCCTCAACATATGGAACGACATCAAAGCCCCCCTCAATGATTCCGAGATTCTGCGGCTTTTCCCGAAAACTGACACTGACGGAAGGCGATACACTACGATTCCTCTTCATGCCCCCGGCGAAACTCAGGGCGTTACCGGGCGGGCGTGGCGGAATATTCCCGTTCCACCCGGCCGACATTGGAGGACTGACCCGGCGAATTTTGACGCTCTCGACTCGCAGGGACTCATAGAGTGGTCAGCGTCAGGCAATCCCCGAATCAAAAAATACGCGGACGGTCACAGCGGCAGAAAGATTCAGGACGTGTGGACATTCAAAGACCCTCAGAATCCCGTTTACCCTACGGAAAAGAATCATGACATGCTGAAATTGATTGTCGCTCAGTCATCGCTTAATGAAAGTATTGTGCTTGATCCTTTTGCCGGAAGCGGGGCTTTCCTAATGTGTGCTAATGAATTAGGCCGTAAGTTTATCGGGATTGACCAGTCAGAAGAGTCCGTGAAAGTTATCCGTGAGAGATTGAGAGATGATTATACGTTTGTTGATTTGGTGAAGGAGTAAAATTTTCCCCCAGTCGTAAAAGGCCGGGGGATTTTTGTTGTTACCGTCTCAATACTTTTGAGAGAAATTCTACCGTACGCGGCTGTTTCGGGTGATTGAACACCTCATCCGGCGTACCCTGCTCGCTGATTATTCCCTTGTCGATAAATAATACCCTGTGCGCGATTTTGTACGCGAATCCCATCTCATGAGTTACAAGATACATAGTCATTCCCAAGTCGGCAAGCTCCTGCATAACGTCAAGAACTTCACCGATCATTTCAGGGTCAAGCGCGCTCGTAGGCTCATCGAACAAAAGCACCTCTGGATTCATAGCCATAGCCCGGGCGATTGCGACTCTCTGCTTCTGCCCCCCCGATAATCTGTCAGGCCATTCGTCTATCTTGTCGGCAAGTCCAACGCGGGCTAGGAGTTCGGCGGCTCTCACATCAGCTTCTTCCTGCGTCATGAGTTTTAGGTCGACAGGGGCAAGCGTCAAATTTTTCCTCACCGTCAAATGCGGGAAAAGGTGAAAATGCTGGAACACCATGCACATTTTACGCCGTACAAGATTTATGTTGCATGAAGGGGACGTAATATCTTCTCCGTTGAATGTGATTGTCCCGGACGTAGGCTCCTCCATTCGGTTAAGGCAGCGGAGGAATGTTGACTTTCCTGACCCTGAAGGCCCTATCACCGCGATTTTCTCGCCCTTCACTATTGATGTGCTTATTCCGTTTAGGACGTTAAGAGTCCGGCCGTCCTGAAGCACGAAAGTTTTGCGAAGGTCTTTCACTTCAATAACCGCCATGTTATTACCTCCTGCCCCGACTGAGCCACTGCTCCAGCTTTTTCACGAGCTTTGACAGTACCATTACCATAATCAGATAGATTATCGCAACCATCACAAGCGGCTGTGAATGCTCAAGCGTCAGTGCCTGAATGTTCTGACCCGCCCGCGTAAGGTCATCAATCCCGATGTACCCGGCTATTGATGTCTCCTTCAGCAGTGCTATAAACTCGTTGAACAGCATCGGCACAACGTTGCGTAATGCCTGCGGTAATATAACGTGCCTCATTGATGAGCCGTATGTCAGTCCCAATGACCGCGCCGCCTCCATCTGTCCCGCGTCAATCGACTCAATTCCGCCCCGGAAGATTTCCGCCACATATGCCCCGGAGTTAAGACCGAACGCAAGAATCGCAATGTACTGCGTGTTGAGATCCCTCGCTGAGGCAAATATAGTGAAGTTCCATATCAATAGCTGAACCATCGCAGGAGTCCCACGCAAAACGGTGATATATGTCTCCGCAAACTTGTTCAGAATCGGAATATGCACCCCGCCTTTGTACGCCACACGTATAACGCTCAGTATCAGCCCGACAATCACGCCGATTACAGTCGCGCCGGCCGTCATGAAGAGAGTCGACTTCAGGCCGTCAACAAGCATCATATAGCGGTCATCCTTCACGAAATTCTGATAGAAACGCCTGTTGAAGTCCGCCCACGCCGAGGCCGTAAAGAATCCCGAACGCCACAGCAAATACAGCAGGAACGCTCCGACAATCCACAGCAGAAAATCTCCGCGCCCCGCTCCGGGGTATGTCTTATTTCGCATAGTCTTCCGCCCGGATTAACGCTACCTGCTTCACGCCCGTAACGTAATTTTCGGAGAAGTCCATATTCTCTTTGCGTTCGTCTGTTACGGTGATTCCCGCGCAAATCATATCAACTTTTCCTGTTGAGACGGCTGTGGGAAGAGCGTCAAAATTCATGTTGATGATTACGAGTTCTTTGCCGAGCTTTTTGGCGATGTGGGCGCACATTTCGATGTCGATTCCTATGAAGCCGCTTCCGACTTTCAGCTCATAGGGGGCAAATCCTGCCTCTGTCCCTACATAGAGCTTTCCGCCTTTCGCACCCTTGCTGAAGTCTATATCCTCCGGCTTGACCGCTGAATAGTCCCCGCCGATGTACTTGGCGAAAATGGTATCCATTGTTCCGTCAGCTTTCATTTCCGCAAGAATCTTGTTGACCTGTGAGACTAGCTCCGTATTTCCCTTCCTGAAGCCGATTGCGTAGCTCTCAACGCTCATAGGCTCGTCCATAATCGCGAGGCCGTCAATCTCATTCACGAATCTTTTCGCGGGCATT contains:
- a CDS encoding amino acid ABC transporter permease is translated as MRNKTYPGAGRGDFLLWIVGAFLLYLLWRSGFFTASAWADFNRRFYQNFVKDDRYMMLVDGLKSTLFMTAGATVIGVIVGLILSVIRVAYKGGVHIPILNKFAETYITVLRGTPAMVQLLIWNFTIFASARDLNTQYIAILAFGLNSGAYVAEIFRGGIESIDAGQMEAARSLGLTYGSSMRHVILPQALRNVVPMLFNEFIALLKETSIAGYIGIDDLTRAGQNIQALTLEHSQPLVMVAIIYLIMVMVLSKLVKKLEQWLSRGRR
- a CDS encoding amino acid ABC transporter ATP-binding protein; translation: MAVIEVKDLRKTFVLQDGRTLNVLNGISTSIVKGEKIAVIGPSGSGKSTFLRCLNRMEEPTSGTITFNGEDITSPSCNINLVRRKMCMVFQHFHLFPHLTVRKNLTLAPVDLKLMTQEEADVRAAELLARVGLADKIDEWPDRLSGGQKQRVAIARAMAMNPEVLLFDEPTSALDPEMIGEVLDVMQELADLGMTMYLVTHEMGFAYKIAHRVLFIDKGIISEQGTPDEVFNHPKQPRTVEFLSKVLRR
- a CDS encoding transporter substrate-binding domain-containing protein, which encodes MKKFLALMFVLMLCVCASAEGEKLKSPDQLKGERLAAQRGTTGQYIAEDLLGDKKADLLTTYEKYVDAVAALRQGKIRAVIMDEMPAKRFVNEIDGLAIMDEPMSVESYAIGFRKGNTELVSQVNKILAEMKADGTMDTIFAKYIGGDYSAVKPEDIDFSKGAKGGKLYVGTEAGFAPYELKVGSGFIGIDIEMCAHIAKKLGKELVIINMNFDALPTAVSTGKVDMICAGITVTDERKENMDFSENYVTGVKQVALIRAEDYAK
- a CDS encoding site-specific DNA-methyltransferase; its protein translation is MRDEVLQKAHSTAANINITLDTSQNYLFMAENFSALSLLLKYYTGKIDLVYTDPPFNTQNDFYISDTRANSVSAVKSRRAYPDKMTREKFLAFMRERLILIHELLSDRGSLYLHIDCKTGHYVKIMLDEIFGAENFMNDIARVKSNPKNFYRRAWGNERDMILFYVKKSGLNIWNDIKAPLNDSEILRLFPKTDTDGRRYTTIPLHAPGETQGVTGRAWRNIPVPPGRHWRTDPANFDALDSQGLIEWSASGNPRIKKYADGHSGRKIQDVWTFKDPQNPVYPTEKNHDMLKLIVAQSSLNESIVLDPFAGSGAFLMCANELGRKFIGIDQSEESVKVIRERLRDDYTFVDLVKE